A region of uncultured Carboxylicivirga sp. DNA encodes the following proteins:
- a CDS encoding glycoside hydrolase family 2 TIM barrel-domain containing protein, which produces MKKIVILSLLSLALCKPTSAQDNDWENPAVFGINKEAPRATAFPYPDLNQALKGNPQKSPYYLSLNGQWKFNWVYQPDERPIDFYKTDYDVSKWDDIQVPGNWELQGYGTPIYTNIKYPFPKNPPFIDHKHNPVGSYRRTFDLPADWNGREVYLHFAAGTSAMYIWVNGQKVGYSQVTKSPAEFNITSYLQKGNNMIAIEVYRWSDGSYIEDQDFWRLSGFDRGICLYTTQQTRIQDIFAKGGLDKNYTNGLLDVTIDVKNLAKKGSKNKVCVTLFDADKNSIYTETKDLTVDKLTTNTIEFTKTIAKPLQWSVESPNLYKLVVELKNSKGHTIEATSSNIGFRTVEIKDSQLMVNGKYVLVKGVNLHEHHQTMGHHIDKATMLKDIKVMKQHNINAVRTSHYPHSTEWIELCDEYGLYLVDECNIETHDMGATFQNWFDKSKHPAYLPEWHAAHMDRIHRLVERDKNHPSVIIWSMGNECGNGQVFFDAYEWMKKRDNTRPVQFEQAGQEKNTDIVCPMYPGMGSMHEYANKENPGRPFIMCEYSHAMGNSNGNFKEYWDLIRSKPHMQGGFIWDWVDQGLLTKDEEGEEFWAYGGDLGGEKYTNDENFCLNGVVNPDRTPHPGLFEVKKVYQNILFENVDVNHGRIKVTNEFSFTSLKDYLFTWELIRNGKVIESGNFKADVPALDFNIIDFELPEINNEEGAEYYLNIYANTTKDAPFIPAGHQVASEQFKLSKTEYLPQVKTCDGKVQVTENTSDFVINTGKVQSIISKSTGLLSSYTIDSKELINNPLSPNFWRAPVDNDFGNQMQNHSEVWKEAGLKAKLVSIKKLKGNDAVITAQLALNGIEAMYTITYTFDASGSVKVDVAYKTEVEKIAEMPRFGMMMNLPKEFDNFCYYGRGPWENYSDRNTSSFVGLYHSKVEDQYFAYIRPQENGNKTDVRWLKLTNNDGIGIKVTGMVPLSASALPFSPSDIDPGKSKMQRHTVDVPAFSSVYLSLDLVQRGVGGDNSWGAVPHNQYRLLDKEYNYSYIISPVW; this is translated from the coding sequence ATGAAGAAAATAGTAATATTATCACTCCTGAGTCTGGCACTTTGTAAGCCTACATCTGCTCAGGACAATGATTGGGAAAATCCGGCTGTCTTTGGTATTAACAAGGAGGCTCCAAGAGCAACCGCATTTCCATATCCTGATCTGAATCAGGCCCTCAAAGGAAACCCTCAAAAATCTCCATATTATTTATCGCTTAATGGACAGTGGAAATTCAACTGGGTTTATCAACCCGACGAGAGACCAATCGATTTCTACAAAACGGATTATGATGTAAGCAAATGGGATGATATTCAGGTTCCTGGCAACTGGGAATTACAAGGTTATGGTACACCTATTTACACCAACATTAAATATCCATTCCCGAAAAACCCACCTTTTATCGATCATAAACACAATCCGGTAGGTTCATACAGAAGAACATTTGACTTGCCTGCAGACTGGAATGGACGTGAAGTTTATTTGCATTTTGCCGCAGGTACTTCTGCTATGTACATTTGGGTAAATGGTCAAAAAGTTGGATATAGTCAGGTAACCAAAAGTCCGGCAGAATTTAATATTACTTCTTATCTTCAAAAGGGCAATAATATGATTGCCATTGAAGTGTATCGTTGGTCAGATGGATCATACATCGAAGATCAGGATTTCTGGCGCTTATCTGGATTTGATCGGGGCATTTGTTTATACACCACTCAGCAAACCCGTATTCAGGATATTTTTGCGAAAGGCGGATTAGATAAAAACTACACCAATGGTTTATTGGATGTAACGATTGATGTTAAGAATCTGGCTAAGAAAGGATCTAAAAATAAAGTATGCGTTACCTTATTTGATGCAGATAAGAACTCTATTTACACAGAAACAAAAGACCTTACAGTTGATAAATTAACAACTAACACTATTGAGTTTACTAAAACCATTGCCAAACCATTACAATGGAGTGTTGAATCACCTAACCTCTATAAACTGGTGGTTGAGTTAAAGAACTCAAAAGGTCACACTATCGAGGCTACTTCGTCTAATATTGGTTTCCGAACTGTTGAAATAAAAGACAGTCAGTTGATGGTTAATGGCAAATACGTATTGGTTAAGGGAGTTAACCTGCACGAACATCATCAAACCATGGGGCATCATATCGACAAAGCAACCATGTTGAAAGACATTAAAGTGATGAAACAACACAATATCAATGCTGTTCGCACCAGTCATTATCCTCATAGTACCGAGTGGATTGAACTTTGTGATGAGTATGGTTTGTATCTGGTTGATGAATGTAACATCGAAACACATGATATGGGTGCTACTTTCCAAAACTGGTTTGATAAATCAAAGCACCCGGCATATTTACCCGAGTGGCATGCAGCACATATGGATCGCATCCACCGCTTGGTTGAACGCGATAAAAACCATCCATCTGTAATTATCTGGAGCATGGGTAATGAGTGTGGTAACGGACAGGTATTTTTCGATGCATATGAATGGATGAAGAAACGTGACAACACCCGTCCTGTGCAGTTTGAACAAGCAGGTCAGGAAAAGAACACTGATATCGTTTGTCCGATGTATCCTGGTATGGGTTCGATGCATGAATATGCCAATAAAGAAAATCCGGGACGTCCTTTCATTATGTGTGAATATTCACATGCAATGGGTAACAGTAATGGTAACTTTAAAGAATATTGGGATCTGATTCGTTCAAAACCACACATGCAAGGTGGTTTCATCTGGGACTGGGTTGATCAGGGATTGCTTACCAAGGATGAAGAAGGAGAAGAATTCTGGGCCTATGGAGGTGACCTTGGCGGTGAAAAATACACCAATGATGAGAACTTCTGTTTGAATGGAGTTGTAAATCCCGACAGAACACCTCACCCTGGATTATTTGAGGTAAAAAAAGTATATCAGAATATCTTGTTTGAGAATGTTGATGTTAATCATGGAAGAATTAAAGTCACTAACGAATTCTCATTTACATCATTAAAAGATTATTTGTTTACTTGGGAATTGATTCGTAATGGTAAAGTGATAGAATCTGGAAATTTCAAAGCTGATGTACCTGCATTGGATTTCAATATAATAGACTTTGAACTACCCGAAATCAATAACGAAGAAGGTGCAGAGTACTATCTTAACATTTATGCTAATACTACAAAAGATGCTCCTTTTATTCCAGCAGGTCATCAAGTAGCATCGGAGCAGTTTAAACTTTCTAAAACCGAATATCTACCACAGGTAAAAACATGTGATGGAAAAGTTCAGGTGACTGAAAACACTTCCGACTTTGTGATTAACACAGGTAAAGTTCAATCTATTATCAGTAAATCAACAGGATTATTAAGCAGCTACACCATTGATAGTAAAGAATTGATTAACAATCCACTTAGTCCAAACTTCTGGAGAGCACCGGTTGATAATGACTTTGGTAATCAAATGCAAAATCATTCTGAAGTTTGGAAAGAAGCTGGCTTAAAAGCTAAACTGGTATCCATTAAAAAGCTGAAAGGAAATGATGCTGTTATAACTGCACAATTGGCATTAAACGGGATCGAAGCAATGTATACAATAACATATACGTTTGATGCTTCAGGTTCGGTTAAAGTTGATGTAGCTTACAAAACAGAAGTTGAGAAAATTGCCGAAATGCCACGTTTTGGTATGATGATGAATTTACCAAAAGAGTTTGACAATTTCTGTTATTACGGTCGCGGTCCATGGGAAAATTATTCTGATAGAAACACATCCTCATTTGTTGGATTGTATCATTCAAAAGTTGAAGATCAGTATTTTGCTTATATCCGCCCACAGGAAAATGGTAATAAAACAGACGTTCGCTGGTTAAAACTAACCAATAATGATGGTATTGGAATAAAAGTAACAGGCATGGTTCCATTAAGTGCCAGTGCCTTACCTTTTAGTCCATCTGATATTGATCCGGGAAAATCTAAGATGCAACGTCATACAGTTGATGTTCCGGCATTCTCAAGTGTTTATCTTTCTCTTGATCTGGTTCAGCGAGGTGTTGGTGGCGATAACAGTTGGGGGGCAGTTCCTCATAACCAATATAGATTACTTGATAAAGAATACAACTATTCTTATATAATATCTCCGGTATGGTAG
- a CDS encoding RNA polymerase sigma-70 factor, which translates to MPTDRNDIDLIVQLKDNDSIAFDHIFEKYATKLYGFSLRYLKSESEAEELVHNVFVKVWEKRNTLNKEASLKSFLFTIAYNDILKYFRRQKYHHAFLKELTDIDSTVNNLSERIEYASVLEYIDDIINQLPNRKKQIFIKSRKEGKSSKEIAEELNISPGTVDNNISEVIKFIKANIKKESLAFLLFIALFLS; encoded by the coding sequence ATGCCCACTGATCGTAATGATATTGACTTAATTGTTCAATTAAAAGACAATGATTCAATTGCTTTCGATCATATATTCGAAAAATATGCAACTAAATTATATGGGTTTTCATTACGCTACTTAAAATCGGAAAGTGAGGCTGAAGAATTGGTTCACAACGTTTTTGTTAAAGTATGGGAAAAGAGAAATACTTTAAATAAAGAAGCTTCTTTAAAATCGTTTTTATTTACAATCGCTTATAATGATATTCTAAAATACTTCAGAAGGCAAAAATATCACCACGCATTCCTAAAAGAGTTGACTGATATAGATTCTACAGTTAATAACCTTTCTGAAAGAATAGAATATGCATCTGTATTAGAATATATTGATGACATTATTAATCAGCTCCCTAATCGCAAGAAACAGATTTTTATCAAAAGTCGTAAAGAAGGTAAGTCTAGTAAAGAAATTGCAGAAGAATTAAATATTTCACCTGGAACTGTTGATAATAATATATCGGAGGTGATAAAATTTATAAAAGCAAATATTAAAAAAGAATCTCTTGCATTTCTTCTTTTTATTGCCCTTTTCTTATCGTAA
- a CDS encoding FecR domain-containing protein gives MHEFKNKDILTKYTDEETSSGENIIVEDWLAENGEEKEIKSFFKNEWYKYIQKSNDADKKDLTHILHKVHHSIRTTEAKQKKNLSQLFIKWYTKAAAILFIPLIIGALSYPIFQNLSLPKSTDDDSIIKVVCPEGNKMAFSLPDGTKGMLNSGSSIEYQIPFNKKRNVTISGEVYLDVFHNKRRPFKVHYGESFITVLGTKFNIKAYPEENTTEIVLAEGKITWQANESSKPVTINPNEKLLIKKDKLSICNVDASTYASWKDGMLVFRGESMEDAINKLQRWYNVEIEIIDEEIWTYSFTGTFLNDSLEEVLKLLKKTSPLDFKLLPREINKDGSWKQRKVQLFKRNT, from the coding sequence ATGCACGAATTTAAGAACAAAGACATTCTTACCAAATATACTGATGAAGAGACATCTTCAGGAGAAAATATAATTGTTGAAGATTGGTTGGCTGAAAATGGTGAAGAGAAGGAGATAAAATCATTTTTCAAGAATGAATGGTATAAATACATTCAGAAATCAAACGATGCAGACAAAAAAGATTTAACACATATTCTGCATAAGGTACATCATTCCATAAGAACGACCGAGGCTAAACAAAAGAAAAACTTATCTCAGTTATTTATTAAGTGGTACACGAAGGCAGCTGCCATTCTATTTATACCATTAATAATAGGAGCATTGAGCTATCCTATTTTCCAAAATCTTTCTCTTCCCAAAAGCACCGACGATGACTCAATAATAAAAGTAGTTTGTCCTGAAGGTAATAAAATGGCATTTTCCTTACCAGATGGTACTAAGGGAATGTTAAATAGTGGTTCCTCCATTGAATATCAGATACCTTTTAATAAAAAACGAAATGTTACGATTAGTGGTGAAGTTTATTTAGATGTTTTTCATAACAAAAGAAGACCATTCAAAGTGCATTACGGAGAATCATTCATTACAGTTTTAGGAACCAAATTTAATATTAAAGCATACCCTGAAGAAAATACAACAGAAATTGTATTAGCAGAAGGAAAGATAACCTGGCAGGCCAACGAATCATCCAAACCTGTTACAATAAATCCTAACGAAAAACTTCTTATCAAAAAAGACAAATTATCAATTTGTAATGTTGACGCATCAACTTATGCATCGTGGAAAGATGGTATGCTCGTATTTAGGGGTGAATCAATGGAAGATGCAATAAACAAACTGCAAAGGTGGTACAATGTTGAAATTGAAATTATTGATGAAGAAATATGGACATATTCATTTACCGGAACGTTTTTAAATGATTCTCTTGAAGAAGTTCTAAAACTACTTAAAAAGACTTCACCACTTGATTTTAAATTATTACCAAGAGAAATAAATAAAGACGGAAGCTGGAAACAAAGAAAAGTTCAATTATTCAAAAGAAATACCTAA
- a CDS encoding alpha-L-arabinofuranosidase C-terminal domain-containing protein: MKQSISLILAFVFTLSLSAQIKMTVNAKQVGAEIQPDMYGVFFEDINFGADGGIYAELIKNRSFEFEHPFVGWTPFGDVTIKSDDPCFDKNPNYVHITGKGLRTFSGLENAGFKGIGIKKDAEYRLSFHARAEEGKTIRLKLEIVNSNNDPIAVKNIEVSGDEWSKHTTTLTANSTDAHCKFRLMVENWGYIEMDHISLFPVDTWKGRENGLRKDLVQALYDLTPGVFRFPGGCIVEGNTVESRYQWKNSVGPVENRPLNINRWNYTFKNKFFPDYYQTYGLGFYEYFLLSEDLGAEPLPVLNCGLACQYESKELVALEDLEPYIQDALDLIEFANGNISTKWGKLRADMGHPAPFNLKYLAIGNEQWGEIYVERLQRFIDVLGKKHPEIELIGSSGPQPDGKDFEYLWPEMKKLNIALVDEHYYRSPEWFLKNAGRYDSYDRNGPKVFAGEYAAHPQNRANNFEGAIAEAAFMTGLERNADVVKLATYAPLFAHVEAWQWHPDMIWFDNLECVRTPNYYVQQMYGTHSGTNILSVRADNLDLKGQDGIYASSAIDKNKTEVIVKVVNTNAESKELTLSVEGLKKGLKSNLAQITMLQSNDLQVENTLDNPLNIIPQNFTETVTGNTMKLKLAKNSFYVIRFKY; the protein is encoded by the coding sequence ATGAAACAATCCATAAGTTTAATCTTAGCATTTGTATTTACCCTTTCTTTATCTGCACAAATAAAGATGACGGTTAATGCAAAACAGGTGGGAGCCGAAATTCAACCTGATATGTACGGTGTTTTCTTCGAAGACATCAATTTTGGAGCCGATGGCGGAATCTATGCCGAATTAATAAAAAACCGATCATTCGAATTCGAACACCCTTTTGTTGGATGGACACCATTCGGTGATGTGACTATAAAATCGGATGATCCTTGTTTCGATAAAAATCCTAATTATGTGCACATTACAGGAAAAGGCTTGAGAACTTTCTCAGGTCTTGAAAACGCAGGTTTTAAAGGTATCGGAATAAAAAAAGATGCTGAATACAGACTTTCATTCCATGCCCGGGCTGAAGAAGGTAAGACGATTAGGCTAAAACTGGAGATTGTTAATTCAAACAATGATCCGATCGCTGTAAAAAACATAGAAGTTTCAGGAGACGAGTGGTCAAAGCATACAACGACCTTGACAGCTAATTCAACAGATGCACATTGTAAATTTCGGTTAATGGTTGAGAATTGGGGCTATATCGAAATGGATCACATTTCCCTATTCCCGGTTGATACCTGGAAAGGCCGGGAGAATGGTTTACGTAAAGATCTTGTTCAGGCTTTATATGATTTAACTCCGGGTGTTTTCCGCTTTCCGGGTGGATGTATCGTTGAAGGTAACACCGTTGAAAGCCGCTATCAGTGGAAAAACAGTGTTGGTCCGGTTGAAAACCGTCCGTTGAATATTAACCGTTGGAATTATACTTTCAAGAACAAGTTTTTCCCCGATTATTACCAGACATACGGCTTGGGTTTTTACGAATATTTTCTTCTTAGTGAGGATTTAGGTGCAGAACCTCTACCTGTTCTCAATTGTGGTTTGGCATGTCAGTACGAAAGTAAAGAGTTGGTGGCTCTGGAAGATCTTGAACCATATATTCAGGATGCATTGGATTTAATTGAATTTGCCAATGGTAATATTTCTACCAAATGGGGTAAACTGCGCGCTGACATGGGCCATCCGGCACCTTTTAATTTAAAATATTTAGCCATTGGAAATGAGCAGTGGGGTGAAATATATGTAGAGCGTTTACAACGTTTTATTGATGTTCTTGGTAAAAAACATCCTGAAATTGAACTCATAGGATCATCCGGACCTCAGCCTGATGGTAAAGACTTTGAATACCTATGGCCTGAGATGAAAAAACTTAACATTGCTTTGGTTGATGAGCATTACTATCGCAGTCCTGAATGGTTTTTGAAGAATGCAGGACGTTACGATTCATATGACAGAAACGGACCAAAGGTTTTTGCAGGTGAATATGCAGCACATCCGCAAAACAGGGCAAATAACTTTGAAGGAGCTATTGCCGAAGCTGCATTTATGACTGGTTTGGAAAGAAATGCTGATGTTGTAAAACTGGCTACCTATGCCCCATTGTTTGCACATGTTGAAGCATGGCAATGGCACCCCGATATGATTTGGTTTGATAACCTTGAGTGTGTTCGTACTCCCAACTACTATGTGCAGCAAATGTATGGAACTCATTCAGGGACAAATATACTATCGGTTAGAGCGGACAACCTTGATTTAAAAGGTCAGGATGGTATTTATGCCAGTTCTGCAATTGATAAAAACAAAACGGAAGTAATAGTAAAGGTTGTTAACACAAACGCAGAATCTAAAGAACTAACTCTTTCTGTTGAAGGTTTAAAAAAAGGATTAAAATCAAATCTTGCACAAATAACAATGTTACAATCTAACGATCTACAAGTGGAGAATACACTGGATAATCCTCTAAATATTATTCCTCAAAATTTCACAGAAACAGTTACCGGAAACACCATGAAATTAAAACTGGCAAAAAATTCATTCTATGTAATCCGGTTCAAATATTAA